The window CACGACCTCGCTACCTGCCACGCGCGTCTGCCCGTGCAGTACGTGATCCGTCCGCAGACCGCCGAGCACCCGGACTACCGCGGGTACGCGGGTCAGATCGCGGCCGGCGCGTTCCGTGTCGGCGAGCCGGTCACCGTGCTGCCCTCCGGCCGCGCGTCCCGCATCGCCAAGATCGACCTGCTGGGCGAGTCGGTCGACCTGGCCTGGACGACACAGTCGGTGACGGTCCTCCTGGAGGACGACATCGACATCTCGCGCGGTGACCTGATCGTGCCGAGCAAGGACGCGCCCGCGACCACGCAGGACATCGAGGCGACCGTCTGCCACGTCGCCGACGCGCCGCTGACCATCGGCCACCGGGTGCTGCTCAAGCACGGCACCCGCACGGTCAAGGCGATCGTCAAGGACATCCCGTCCCGGCTGACCCTCGACGACCTGTCCCTGCACCCGCACCCGGGCCACCTGATCGCCAACGACATCGGCCGCGTGAAGATCCGTACCGCCGAGCCGCTGCCGGTGGACTCGTACGCCGACTCCCGGCGCACCGGCTCGTTCATCCTGATCGACCCCTCCGACGGCACCACGCTCACCGCGGGCATGGTCGGCGAGTCCTTCGCCTCGCCGGAGCCGGTCAAGGCCGAGGCGGACGACGACGGGTGGGACTTCTGACATGACCCCCTCCGACTTCTACTCCACGTTCGCGAAAGAGGGCGGCCGCGTCGGCAGCGGCGCCCTCGGCGCCGGGCAGGGCGGAGTGGCGCGATGTGCGCGATGACGTACGCGCACTGCCTGCGCGCCCCGTCCCCCCGCCCGCCGTCGCGGATACGACGAAGACCTGCCGACCTCCCGGCCACGACCTGAAGAAGGCGTGACCGCCGGGCCGACGAGAGGAACCCCTCCCGTGCCTGCCAGCCTCCCCCTTTCTCGGCTTCGCTCGAATGGGGGCACCCCCATGACCGCCTACCGGCGCACCTTCGCGGCCATCGCCGCGCTGCCTCTCCTGACCCTCGCCGCCTGCGGCTACGGCTCCGACGCCAAGGACGACACCTCGAAGGTCGCCGCCGAGGGCAAGAAGCTCTCCGCCGACACCGTCCGGATCGGCTACTTCCCGAACCTGACGCACGCCACCGCGCTCGTGGGCGACCAGGAGGGGCTGCTGCAGAAGGAGCTGGGGGGCACGAAGGCCACCTACTCCCAGTTCAACGCGGGTCCGTCCGAGATCGAGGCGCTCAACTCCGGTTCGATCGACATCGGCTGGATCGGCCCCTCCCCCGCCATCAACGGCTACTCCACCACCGATGGCAAGGGCCTGAGGATCATCAGCGGCTCCGCCTCCGGCGGTGTGAAGCTCGTGGTCAACCCTGACAGGATCAAGTCCCTCAAGGACGTCAAGGGCAAGAAGATCGCGACCCCGCAGCTGGGCAACACGCAGGACGTGGCGTTCCTCAACTGGATCTCCGAGCAGGGCTGGAAGGTCGAGGCGGAGAGCGGCAAGGGCGATGTCTCCGTGGTCCGCACGGACAACAAGATCACGCCGGACGCCTACAAGTCGGGCTCCATCGACGGTGCCTGGGTGCCGGAGCCGACCGCTTCCAAGCTGGTCGCCGAGGGCGGCAAGGTGCTGCTCGACGAGGCCGAC of the Streptomyces aurantiacus genome contains:
- a CDS encoding ABC transporter substrate-binding protein, which produces MTAYRRTFAAIAALPLLTLAACGYGSDAKDDTSKVAAEGKKLSADTVRIGYFPNLTHATALVGDQEGLLQKELGGTKATYSQFNAGPSEIEALNSGSIDIGWIGPSPAINGYSTTDGKGLRIISGSASGGVKLVVNPDRIKSLKDVKGKKIATPQLGNTQDVAFLNWISEQGWKVEAESGKGDVSVVRTDNKITPDAYKSGSIDGAWVPEPTASKLVAEGGKVLLDEADLWPDKKFVITNIIVSQKFLKEHPDVVEAVLRGSVKTNAWINANPDKAKAAANTKLEELTDKALPANVLDPAWKSIQFIDDPLASTLDAEAEHAVKAGLLEQPKLDGIYDLAPLNKVLKAEGKSTVDDAGLGVK